A portion of the Juglans microcarpa x Juglans regia isolate MS1-56 chromosome 1D, Jm3101_v1.0, whole genome shotgun sequence genome contains these proteins:
- the LOC121255090 gene encoding uncharacterized protein LOC121255090: protein MKIDVPNFFGKLEPNAFEDWLMAIKDYFNWFAVSEDRKVHYVRMKLKGHARAWWGSVEEQLRRTRRPTISNWEEMKERLKEKYLPIDYEQMMFEEILQLRQGSLSVDQFTDRFHELSVRRKIVQTEQQTLARYRTGLWSKLCREMWIARLINVEEAYQLALRIEKQKGSTVGRKMTSTDARPERVTPPSFQRALLPKDHFRGTGSGDLKRKEKVTSEGPQCYKCKGFGHYDVVCPTRDKKLAFICEKELLVMEADEDTEGEESDGDSHGEEEHLGASELPSCVIKRVLTGSKRELQANLE, encoded by the coding sequence ATGAAGATCGATGTGCCGAATTTTTTTGGGAAGTTAGAACCCAATGCTTTCGAGGACTGGTTAATGGCTATCAAGGATTATTTCAATTGGTTCGCTGTATCGGAGGATAGAAAGgttcattacgttcggatgaaATTGAAGGGGCATGCACGAGCATGGTGGGGAAGTGTGGAAGAACAATTACGCCGTACTCGACGTCCAACAATTTCCAATTGGGAAGAGATGAAGGAGAGACTGAAGGAAAAGTATTTGCCCATTGATTATGAACAAATGATGTTTGAAGAGATATTGCAGCTCAGGCAAGGGTCATTGAGTGTCGATCAATTTACGGACCGCTTCCATGAGTTGAGTGTCCGCCGCAAGATTGTGCAAACTGAACAACAAACCTTAGCTCGATATCGCACTGGCTTATGGAGCAAGCTATGCAGAGAAATGTGGATTGCTCGCTTAATCAACGTAGAGGAGGCGTATCAGTTGGCACTCCGTATTGAGAAACAAAAAGGTTCTACGGTTGGGAGGAAAATGACGTCGACAGATGCAAGACCAGAACGTGTCACTCCACCTTCATTCCAAAGAGCACTATTGCCAAAAGATCACTTTAGAGGCACGGGGAGTGGAGatctaaaaaggaaagaaaaagttacCAGTGAAGGACCCCAATGTTATAAATGTAAAGGCTTTGGACACTATGATGTCGTGTGTCCTACAAGAGATAAGAAACTAGCCTTTATATGTGAAAAGGAATTATTAGTGATGGAAGCTGATGAAGACACGGAGGGGGAGGAGTCTGATGGAGATAGTCATGGTGAAGAAGAACATTTGGGTGCGTCGGAGTTACCTAGTTGCGTGATCAAGAGAGTATTGACGGGATCAAAGAGAGAACTCCAGGCCAATCTCGAGTGA